From a single Ensifer adhaerens genomic region:
- a CDS encoding 2-keto-4-pentenoate hydratase/2-oxohepta-3-ene-1,7-dioic acid hydratase (catechol pathway) → MALNVIRFQIQGVPQWGVIRNGQITPVPGDFPTTGAFLAAHTVETLTSLQGNPISEDSVELLSPVTENQQFLCQGANYRQHMIESGMNPDDKHFNMIFTKAQSCISPANCDVIRPRRVEFLDYEIELGLVLKKNITAACTVRDDNLHECVAGLVIVNDYSARDIQIPEMQFYKGKSFRTFGPVGPYLCLLAREEMSKLYDMNLTLSVNGEVRQRDTTRNLVNRPPETITELSGVQDMFIGDLIATGTPSGCALSVPSPTRQKIAALLPQAAKWKMFMKIQAQRPHYLKPGDRVEARIVSADGSIDLGVQRNRIVGGA, encoded by the coding sequence ATGGCTCTCAATGTCATTCGCTTCCAAATTCAGGGCGTCCCGCAATGGGGCGTCATCCGAAACGGGCAGATCACGCCCGTTCCGGGAGATTTTCCGACGACCGGAGCGTTCCTCGCCGCGCATACGGTTGAAACGCTGACGTCCCTTCAGGGCAATCCGATTTCCGAAGACAGCGTCGAACTCCTGTCACCCGTGACGGAGAACCAGCAGTTTCTCTGCCAGGGCGCCAACTACCGCCAGCACATGATCGAGTCGGGAATGAACCCCGACGACAAGCATTTCAACATGATCTTCACGAAGGCCCAATCCTGCATTTCTCCGGCCAATTGCGATGTCATCCGCCCAAGGCGCGTGGAGTTTCTCGACTACGAAATCGAGCTGGGTCTGGTGCTGAAGAAGAACATCACCGCTGCCTGCACCGTCCGCGACGACAATCTGCATGAGTGCGTCGCCGGTCTCGTCATCGTGAACGATTATTCCGCCCGCGATATCCAGATCCCGGAAATGCAGTTCTACAAGGGTAAGAGCTTCCGCACCTTTGGCCCAGTCGGTCCCTATCTCTGCCTGCTGGCGCGGGAGGAGATGAGCAAGCTTTACGACATGAACCTCACGCTCAGCGTCAATGGCGAGGTGCGCCAGCGCGACACGACCCGAAACCTCGTGAACCGACCGCCGGAAACCATTACGGAGCTTTCCGGCGTTCAGGACATGTTCATCGGTGACCTGATCGCGACGGGCACGCCAAGCGGCTGTGCGCTCAGCGTGCCCTCGCCCACCAGACAGAAGATCGCCGCGCTTCTGCCGCAGGCTGCGAAATGGAAGATGTTCATGAAAATCCAGGCACAACGGCCGCACTATCTGAAACCAGGCGACCGCGTGGAAGCGCGCATCGTGAGTGCAGATGGCTCGATCGACCTTGGCGTCCAGCGCAATCGTATCGTGGGAGGCGCATGA
- a CDS encoding polar amino acid transport system substrate-binding protein, protein MKHLNTIKRRSLLALAAAAIAAFPALHASDAFAGTLADAKKAGKVVIGIQGDNSPWGFVNSSGVQDGLDADIGKAFAESLGLKAEFVPLAVANRIPALMTGKVDVLFATMGMTPERAKTIQYSKPYAGNVLSVYGPKDKKIAGYDDLKGMNVGVPKSSAMDTSLTAGAKTANILRFDDDAANIQALLAGQVEAIGGNQFYGDRLNAAAPGKYESKFDLTTLYNGAGTRPGEKDWNEAINTFIDKIKADGTLAKIYAKWMKRDVPSFPDSMPDVPFSVK, encoded by the coding sequence ATGAAACACCTGAACACCATCAAGCGCCGGAGCCTTCTGGCCCTTGCCGCTGCAGCGATTGCCGCGTTTCCGGCCCTGCATGCCAGCGATGCCTTCGCCGGCACGTTGGCCGATGCAAAGAAGGCCGGCAAGGTCGTGATCGGCATTCAGGGCGACAATTCGCCTTGGGGCTTTGTCAATTCCAGCGGCGTGCAGGACGGTCTCGACGCCGATATCGGCAAGGCCTTTGCCGAATCCCTCGGTCTGAAGGCCGAATTCGTGCCGCTGGCAGTGGCCAACCGCATTCCCGCACTCATGACCGGCAAAGTCGATGTGCTCTTCGCTACGATGGGCATGACCCCCGAGCGCGCCAAGACAATCCAGTATTCGAAGCCCTATGCCGGCAACGTTCTGTCGGTCTATGGCCCGAAGGACAAGAAGATCGCAGGCTACGACGATCTGAAGGGCATGAATGTCGGCGTTCCGAAGTCGAGCGCCATGGATACGTCGCTGACAGCCGGCGCCAAGACGGCCAACATCCTGCGTTTCGACGATGATGCCGCCAACATCCAGGCGCTGCTTGCCGGCCAGGTCGAAGCCATCGGCGGCAACCAGTTCTATGGCGACCGCCTGAACGCCGCGGCTCCGGGCAAGTATGAATCGAAGTTCGACCTCACGACGCTTTATAACGGCGCCGGCACCCGTCCGGGCGAGAAGGACTGGAACGAGGCCATCAACACCTTCATCGACAAGATCAAGGCTGACGGAACGCTCGCAAAAATCTACGCCAAGTGGATGAAGCGCGACGTTCCGTCATTCCCGGACTCGATGCCCGACGTCCCGTTCAGCGTGAAGTAA
- a CDS encoding 4-hydroxy-tetrahydrodipicolinate synthase: MKHTASGIIPVMITPFGPDGRIDWQGYERLIEWYIDNGSQALFAVCQSSEMRFLSLEERVELSRFTVKTVAGRVPVVSSGHVADSLEGQISELNAIADTGPDAVILVTNRLASPDGTAADVRRVFDALLAALPKDMPLGLYECPAPYRRLLSDNEIEFCAQSGRFVLLKDVSCDIEVVKRRVALSAGSPLLICNANAAIAYPAMQASNAGFCGVMNNFHPDLYRWLQDHGHRHPELAAELCIFLVLSAQTEPMGYPKLAKFFHKRLGTFEGTSSRAADYDIHEKFWALEAVIDQIEAGAVLYRRKIAALEATDRKNSR, from the coding sequence TTGAAACACACGGCTTCCGGCATCATTCCGGTCATGATCACGCCCTTCGGACCGGACGGCAGGATTGATTGGCAAGGCTACGAGCGACTGATCGAATGGTATATCGACAATGGCTCGCAAGCGCTCTTTGCCGTCTGCCAATCGTCGGAAATGCGCTTCCTGTCGCTTGAGGAGCGGGTGGAACTCTCGCGATTCACGGTGAAGACCGTCGCCGGACGCGTACCCGTCGTCTCCTCGGGGCACGTCGCCGACAGCCTGGAGGGTCAGATATCCGAACTCAACGCGATTGCAGATACCGGCCCCGACGCGGTGATCCTTGTGACAAACCGGCTCGCCTCGCCGGACGGAACTGCAGCAGATGTGCGCCGGGTCTTTGATGCGCTTCTTGCCGCGCTGCCCAAGGATATGCCGCTCGGCCTTTACGAATGCCCGGCACCCTATCGACGGCTTCTCAGTGATAACGAAATCGAGTTCTGCGCACAGAGCGGCCGCTTTGTCCTCTTGAAAGACGTGTCCTGCGATATCGAAGTCGTGAAGCGCCGCGTTGCTCTTTCTGCCGGTTCACCCCTGTTGATCTGCAACGCCAATGCCGCGATCGCCTATCCGGCGATGCAAGCCAGCAATGCCGGCTTCTGCGGTGTGATGAACAATTTTCACCCGGACCTCTACCGGTGGCTCCAGGACCACGGGCATAGGCATCCCGAGCTTGCAGCGGAGCTGTGCATCTTCCTCGTCCTTTCCGCCCAAACCGAGCCGATGGGCTATCCGAAGCTTGCGAAGTTTTTCCACAAACGTCTCGGGACCTTTGAGGGAACATCAAGCCGCGCAGCCGATTATGACATCCACGAGAAGTTTTGGGCGCTGGAGGCGGTGATAGACCAGATCGAGGCGGGTGCCGTTCTCTACAGGCGGAAAATCGCCGCGCTCGAAGCAACCGATCGGAAGAACTCACGATAG
- a CDS encoding transcriptional regulator, TetR family, with protein MKMRERDTDSEDADASARPPSERAPRGERRKRETRTKLLRAAMSLMAERGLEAVAINEITEAADVGFGTFYNHFSSKEEIYTCIVNWVFEAFADALERSLDSVSDSAEIISASIRHTMNRAKEDPLWGRFLVREGMSSRSMRGGGGLAGRLNRDIAQGLKIGRFQASDSFVTFISVGATVLGAIVAELDAMGDEKEAKLMEALPERTATLVLTILGIDKAEATKIATAPLQPIQFQAAELGEY; from the coding sequence ATGAAAATGCGTGAGCGAGACACGGACAGCGAAGATGCGGATGCCTCTGCACGCCCGCCTTCGGAACGGGCGCCGCGCGGCGAGAGGCGCAAGCGCGAGACGCGCACGAAGCTGCTCAGGGCAGCCATGAGCCTCATGGCCGAGCGGGGTCTTGAGGCGGTTGCCATCAACGAAATCACGGAAGCCGCCGATGTCGGTTTTGGCACGTTCTACAATCACTTTTCCTCCAAGGAGGAAATCTACACCTGCATCGTCAACTGGGTTTTCGAGGCCTTCGCCGACGCGCTCGAGCGGAGCCTGGACAGCGTGTCGGACAGCGCCGAGATTATTTCGGCCAGTATTCGCCACACCATGAACCGCGCCAAGGAAGACCCGCTCTGGGGGCGCTTTCTGGTGCGGGAAGGCATGTCTTCGCGCAGCATGCGAGGCGGTGGAGGCTTGGCCGGTCGCCTGAACCGGGATATTGCACAGGGGCTCAAGATTGGACGGTTCCAGGCAAGCGACAGCTTCGTCACCTTCATCTCCGTCGGGGCGACTGTGCTCGGCGCCATCGTGGCCGAGCTGGACGCCATGGGTGATGAAAAGGAGGCGAAACTGATGGAAGCGCTGCCCGAACGAACCGCGACCCTTGTCCTGACGATTCTGGGCATAGACAAAGCCGAAGCGACAAAGATTGCAACGGCTCCCTTGCAACCCATCCAATTCCAGGCTGCCGAACTCGGTGAGTACTGA
- a CDS encoding 3-(3-hydroxy-phenyl)propionate hydroxylase gives MNIQVASPVAADALLRDPSQVDVLVIGLGPVGAVMAILLGRQGIKTLVIDKAAEIFQAPRAIALDNEALRILQLAGLAEDAFDTIAIPFVQMRCPIVGDFARINTLGTIDGFPKQVTFYQPQLETVLRSILPTLPSVTVALETELVGFTEDASGLTGHLRSGDRNFDVRARFLVGADGAASVVRQLIGEQFEGKTYAEDWLVVDAQREPPGIEHIEFLCDHRRPVPHMIAPGNRERWEFMLRKGERREDVEREDNVRRLLGRWDSSGQMVLERKAVYRFHARVARQFSKGSAFLIGDAAHITPPFVGQGLVAGLRDAANLSWKLAWAVKGLAGPSILDTYDKERRPHAISMINLAKLMGKLIMPSNAAIAFLNHGLMRVVHYIPVIRNLLEELEIKPQNRFKSGLFQRSKSRTKLICGALLPQGWVRARDGRIALSDEGLGSGFALIGFGCDPCAKLDPEMARRFAAIGGKPIQIAYRGQRLGLSSDDTYEDLEGAFLPRVAKAGAVAIVRPDRIVMHAGAASEVTRLVAECLDLMLAPVRATPEFA, from the coding sequence ATGAATATTCAAGTCGCGTCGCCTGTGGCGGCGGATGCGCTTTTGCGCGACCCTTCGCAGGTTGATGTTCTGGTGATCGGGCTGGGGCCGGTGGGAGCGGTCATGGCCATTCTGCTGGGACGACAGGGCATCAAGACGCTCGTTATCGACAAGGCTGCCGAGATTTTCCAAGCGCCCCGCGCTATCGCGCTGGACAATGAAGCACTGCGCATCCTTCAGCTGGCGGGTCTTGCGGAAGACGCCTTTGACACGATCGCGATCCCCTTCGTGCAGATGCGCTGCCCGATCGTGGGGGATTTTGCCCGTATCAACACGCTCGGCACCATCGACGGCTTCCCCAAGCAGGTGACTTTTTATCAGCCGCAGCTCGAAACCGTCCTGCGCAGCATTCTGCCCACCCTTCCCTCCGTGACCGTGGCTCTCGAAACGGAGCTTGTCGGCTTCACGGAGGATGCCAGCGGCCTGACCGGACATCTGCGCAGCGGCGACCGGAACTTCGATGTTCGGGCGCGTTTTCTCGTCGGCGCCGATGGCGCGGCATCGGTTGTCCGCCAGCTGATCGGCGAGCAGTTCGAAGGCAAGACCTATGCCGAGGACTGGCTGGTGGTTGACGCGCAGCGCGAGCCTCCCGGCATCGAGCACATCGAATTCCTCTGCGACCACAGGCGTCCGGTCCCTCACATGATCGCCCCCGGAAACCGCGAGCGGTGGGAGTTCATGCTGCGCAAGGGCGAGCGGCGCGAAGACGTCGAGCGCGAGGACAACGTGCGCAGGCTGCTCGGCCGTTGGGACAGCTCGGGCCAGATGGTGTTGGAGCGAAAGGCGGTCTACCGCTTTCACGCCCGCGTCGCTCGGCAGTTTTCCAAGGGCTCGGCTTTCCTGATCGGCGATGCCGCGCACATCACGCCGCCCTTCGTCGGCCAGGGTCTCGTTGCGGGCCTGCGCGATGCCGCCAACCTCAGCTGGAAACTCGCCTGGGCGGTCAAGGGTCTCGCCGGCCCGTCGATCCTGGACACCTACGACAAGGAACGCCGCCCGCATGCGATTTCGATGATCAATCTCGCGAAGCTGATGGGCAAGCTGATCATGCCGAGCAATGCCGCAATCGCCTTCCTCAACCACGGCCTCATGCGGGTCGTCCACTACATCCCTGTCATTCGCAATCTCCTCGAAGAGCTGGAGATCAAACCGCAGAACCGTTTCAAATCCGGCCTCTTTCAAAGATCCAAGTCCAGAACGAAGCTCATCTGCGGCGCACTGCTTCCGCAGGGATGGGTCCGCGCCCGCGACGGGCGCATTGCCCTCAGCGACGAAGGGCTCGGCTCCGGCTTCGCGCTGATCGGCTTCGGATGCGACCCCTGCGCAAAGCTCGACCCGGAGATGGCGCGACGCTTTGCGGCCATTGGCGGCAAGCCGATCCAGATCGCCTATCGCGGCCAGCGGCTCGGCCTGAGCTCCGATGACACCTACGAAGACCTCGAAGGCGCGTTTCTGCCGCGCGTTGCCAAGGCCGGCGCGGTCGCGATTGTCCGTCCCGACAGGATCGTGATGCATGCCGGCGCTGCCAGCGAAGTCACCCGGCTTGTGGCGGAATGCCTTGACCTGATGCTGGCGCCCGTTCGCGCCACTCCCGAATTCGCCTGA
- a CDS encoding fatty-acyl-CoA synthase — translation MTGITGLHDIETVEQDGLLATAPASTYELIRRSAEKHADLPALSFFLSVEAHRAPERWTYAELLRDINRTANMFARMGADKDTVIAYILPNLPETHFVIWGGEATGIVMAINPLLEGPSIAELLSEAGATVLVTLAPFPGADLWQKVQPILADVPSLKDLVLVDLANHVPGMKGMSVEGVPDHIRLHDFQTAMQAESGDGFMAPRAIGSADKSSFFCTGGTTGAPKIAMRRHGNEVANALMNAIVFGASMGPGKVIFCGLPLFHVNGAMVTGLVPFSQGAHVILGTPQGYRGADVVKRFWELVSVHRINFFSGVPTLYSSLLDVPTGEHDISSLEFGICGAAPMPVEVFRTFEARTGLRILEGYGLTEGTCVSSVNPPGGERRLGSIGIRLPGQKMKAVVLDEAGRYLRDCAPDEAGLIVISGPNVFDGYLQPEHNRGLWIDLGDREKWLNTGDLGRADADGYFWLTGRKKDIIIRGGHNIDPSVIEEALHRHPDVHLAAAVGRPDAYAGEVPVAYVQLKNGARHDESSLLAFTHTAISERAAVPKHIAIIGAMPLTGVGKIFKPELRRREIGSAIHDELAKAGIEASVQVEDSQARGIALSVQIGDSSKHADASGIIGRFPFIFSIT, via the coding sequence ATGACCGGGATCACAGGACTGCATGACATCGAAACGGTCGAACAGGATGGACTCCTCGCAACCGCGCCCGCCAGCACCTACGAGCTGATCCGCAGAAGCGCTGAAAAGCATGCCGATTTGCCGGCACTCAGCTTCTTCCTAAGCGTTGAGGCCCATCGGGCACCAGAGCGCTGGACCTATGCGGAACTGCTGCGTGACATCAATAGGACGGCCAACATGTTTGCGCGTATGGGCGCGGACAAGGATACAGTGATCGCCTATATCCTGCCGAACCTGCCGGAAACGCATTTCGTCATCTGGGGCGGCGAAGCAACCGGCATCGTGATGGCCATCAATCCGTTGCTGGAAGGACCTTCCATCGCGGAGCTTCTGAGTGAAGCGGGCGCGACCGTCCTCGTCACGCTCGCGCCCTTTCCCGGAGCCGATCTCTGGCAGAAGGTACAGCCGATCCTCGCAGACGTTCCGAGCCTGAAAGATCTCGTCCTTGTCGATCTCGCAAACCATGTACCAGGCATGAAGGGCATGTCCGTCGAAGGCGTTCCGGACCATATCCGCCTGCACGACTTCCAGACCGCAATGCAGGCGGAAAGCGGCGATGGCTTCATGGCCCCGCGCGCGATCGGCAGCGCGGACAAATCCTCGTTCTTCTGCACCGGCGGAACAACGGGCGCGCCGAAGATTGCGATGCGCCGGCATGGCAACGAGGTCGCCAATGCCCTGATGAACGCCATCGTCTTCGGCGCCTCGATGGGGCCGGGCAAGGTGATCTTCTGCGGCCTACCGCTTTTCCACGTCAACGGTGCGATGGTGACGGGCCTCGTGCCCTTTTCGCAAGGCGCGCATGTCATCCTTGGAACGCCGCAAGGCTATCGCGGCGCAGATGTCGTGAAGCGCTTCTGGGAACTGGTGAGCGTCCACCGGATCAACTTCTTCAGTGGGGTGCCGACGCTCTATTCGTCGCTTCTGGATGTGCCGACCGGCGAGCACGACATCAGTTCGCTGGAATTCGGGATCTGCGGCGCAGCCCCCATGCCCGTCGAAGTATTTCGCACGTTCGAGGCGCGCACGGGCCTGCGCATTCTCGAAGGTTACGGACTGACAGAAGGCACCTGCGTCAGCAGCGTCAATCCGCCCGGCGGCGAACGCCGGCTCGGCTCGATCGGCATCCGCCTGCCGGGGCAGAAGATGAAGGCCGTCGTTCTGGACGAAGCGGGGCGTTATCTGCGCGATTGCGCGCCGGATGAAGCGGGTCTCATCGTCATTTCCGGCCCCAATGTCTTCGACGGCTATCTTCAGCCGGAACACAACAGGGGGCTCTGGATCGATCTCGGCGATCGCGAAAAATGGCTGAACACAGGCGATCTCGGACGCGCGGATGCGGATGGCTATTTCTGGCTGACGGGACGCAAGAAGGACATCATCATTCGCGGTGGCCATAACATCGATCCCTCCGTCATCGAGGAAGCGCTGCACCGCCATCCCGACGTTCACCTTGCCGCGGCTGTCGGCCGGCCGGACGCCTATGCAGGAGAGGTTCCCGTCGCCTATGTCCAGTTGAAGAATGGGGCTAGGCATGACGAAAGCAGCCTTCTCGCCTTCACCCACACCGCGATTAGCGAAAGGGCCGCAGTGCCAAAGCACATCGCCATCATCGGCGCGATGCCGTTGACGGGCGTCGGCAAGATCTTCAAGCCGGAGCTGCGACGACGCGAGATTGGCTCCGCCATCCATGACGAACTCGCAAAGGCGGGCATTGAAGCGTCCGTTCAGGTGGAAGATAGCCAGGCTCGGGGCATTGCCTTGTCGGTGCAGATTGGCGATTCGTCCAAACATGCCGACGCAAGTGGGATTATCGGGCGCTTCCCGTTCATCTTTTCCATCACCTGA
- a CDS encoding polar amino acid transport system permease protein → MATIGFNEIYFLLQGLKWTLALTVIGFVGGGIVGLLVALARTADSKVLQRATTGYIAIFQGTPLLMQLFVVYYGVALVGLNIDAWLAVAIAFTLHASAYLGEIWRGGIQAVPKGQTEAAKALGLHYVSRIKDVILPQALKISLPATIGFLVQLIKGTSLAAIVGFVELSRAGQIVSNQTFRPLTVFAIVGLIYFLICWPLSLWGARTERRLQTAAR, encoded by the coding sequence ATGGCAACCATCGGCTTCAACGAAATCTACTTCCTGCTGCAGGGTCTCAAATGGACCCTTGCCCTCACCGTCATCGGCTTTGTTGGCGGCGGCATCGTCGGCCTTCTCGTGGCACTCGCCCGCACGGCAGACAGCAAGGTCCTGCAAAGGGCGACGACCGGCTATATCGCGATCTTCCAGGGCACGCCGCTGCTCATGCAGCTCTTCGTCGTCTATTATGGCGTGGCGTTGGTCGGCCTCAATATCGATGCATGGCTTGCCGTTGCGATTGCCTTCACGCTCCATGCCAGCGCCTATCTCGGCGAGATCTGGCGCGGCGGCATCCAGGCCGTGCCAAAGGGGCAGACGGAAGCGGCCAAGGCGCTGGGCCTGCACTATGTCTCGCGCATCAAGGACGTCATCCTGCCGCAGGCACTGAAGATCTCGCTACCCGCCACGATCGGCTTCCTCGTCCAGCTGATCAAGGGCACGTCGCTCGCCGCCATTGTCGGATTTGTCGAATTGTCGCGCGCCGGCCAGATCGTCTCCAACCAGACGTTCCGCCCACTTACCGTCTTCGCCATCGTCGGCCTGATCTATTTTCTCATCTGCTGGCCGCTATCTCTCTGGGGCGCCCGCACAGAACGCCGGCTTCAGACCGCAGCCCGCTAG
- a CDS encoding Glyoxalase/Bleomycin resistance protein/Dioxygenase superfamily protein, with product MKLSTPQPTRHATPTTRASELAYLIFERPDIAKAEAFLMDFGLLPAKREENVSFLRGTGTAACCYVIRKSQTPRFAGFGLTVETEAELNALAALPEANGPIVQSTYPGGGRLVRLTCPSGFEVHAVYGRTPVEPLPHRSPLQFNSVDGITRINETQRLPVSAPEIIKLGHVVLEVPDYQRTAAWYTRHFGFIPTDIQVFKDGSPAVAFMRVDRGETPVDHHTLVLAQGVVPKYSHSAFELIDPDAVAMGQRVLRERQWHHAWGMGRHLLGSQIFDYWSDPWGCHHEHYCDGDLFTADNPTGIHPVSRQAMSQWGPELPRSFTKPKVTIAFLRSVIHSLRTSPDLTFGKLRTLMKLFG from the coding sequence ATGAAGCTCTCGACGCCCCAACCCACCCGTCACGCCACCCCCACGACCAGGGCCAGCGAACTGGCCTACCTGATCTTCGAGCGGCCCGATATTGCCAAGGCGGAAGCCTTTCTCATGGATTTCGGTCTTCTGCCTGCCAAGCGCGAGGAGAATGTCTCCTTCCTGCGCGGCACGGGTACGGCGGCCTGCTGCTATGTCATCCGCAAGTCGCAGACGCCACGCTTCGCCGGCTTTGGCCTGACGGTCGAGACAGAGGCTGAGCTGAACGCGCTGGCCGCCCTGCCAGAGGCAAACGGGCCCATCGTGCAATCCACCTATCCCGGCGGAGGCAGGCTTGTACGGCTCACCTGCCCTTCCGGCTTCGAGGTCCATGCGGTTTATGGCCGAACGCCCGTCGAGCCGCTGCCGCACCGGTCACCCTTGCAGTTCAACTCGGTGGACGGCATCACCCGGATCAACGAGACACAGAGGCTCCCGGTTTCGGCGCCCGAGATCATCAAGCTCGGCCATGTCGTGCTGGAGGTGCCGGACTATCAACGAACGGCCGCGTGGTACACGCGGCATTTCGGCTTCATCCCAACAGATATCCAGGTGTTCAAGGATGGCTCCCCGGCGGTCGCCTTCATGCGCGTTGATCGCGGCGAAACGCCGGTCGATCACCACACGCTGGTCCTGGCGCAGGGTGTCGTGCCGAAATACAGCCACAGTGCTTTCGAACTGATCGACCCGGACGCCGTGGCCATGGGGCAGCGGGTCCTGCGCGAGCGCCAATGGCATCACGCCTGGGGCATGGGGCGGCATCTGCTCGGCAGCCAGATCTTCGACTACTGGAGCGATCCCTGGGGTTGCCATCACGAACACTATTGCGATGGCGATCTCTTCACCGCCGACAATCCGACCGGCATCCACCCCGTGTCGCGGCAGGCCATGTCGCAATGGGGGCCGGAACTCCCGCGCAGCTTCACCAAGCCAAAGGTCACCATCGCCTTCCTGCGCAGCGTCATTCACAGCCTCCGCACCAGCCCCGACCTCACCTTCGGCAAGCTTCGGACGCTGATGAAGCTGTTCGGCTGA
- a CDS encoding polar amino acid transport system ATP-binding protein encodes MPQTNASQTPLIAMEGVGKWYGAYHALRNVNIQVAKGEKIVLCGPSGSGKSTLIRCINHLEEIQEGKITVEGTTLTGSASAIDAVRREVGMVFQSFNLFPHMTILENCTLAPMRVKKVSKADAEATARKYLERVRIVDQAHKYPAQLSGGQQQRAAIARALCMEPKAMLFDEPTSALDPEMVKEVLDTMIGLARDGMTMICVTHEMGFARQVADRVIFMASGEIIEEAPPEEFFSNPQHQRTRAFLGEILAHH; translated from the coding sequence ATGCCGCAGACCAACGCAAGCCAGACGCCACTCATCGCCATGGAAGGCGTTGGCAAGTGGTATGGCGCCTACCACGCACTCCGGAACGTGAACATTCAGGTTGCAAAGGGCGAGAAGATCGTCCTTTGCGGCCCCTCCGGCTCGGGCAAGTCCACGCTCATCCGCTGCATCAACCATCTGGAGGAAATCCAGGAGGGCAAGATCACGGTCGAGGGAACGACTTTGACCGGTTCGGCAAGCGCAATCGACGCCGTGCGCCGCGAGGTGGGGATGGTGTTCCAGAGCTTCAATCTCTTTCCACACATGACCATTCTGGAAAACTGCACGCTCGCGCCGATGCGGGTGAAGAAGGTCTCCAAGGCGGACGCCGAAGCCACCGCCCGCAAATATCTGGAACGCGTGCGCATCGTCGACCAGGCCCACAAATATCCGGCCCAGCTTTCGGGCGGCCAGCAGCAGCGCGCCGCGATTGCCCGCGCACTCTGCATGGAGCCGAAGGCGATGCTCTTCGACGAGCCGACCTCGGCGCTCGATCCGGAAATGGTCAAGGAAGTGCTGGATACGATGATTGGCCTTGCCCGTGACGGCATGACGATGATCTGCGTGACGCACGAAATGGGTTTTGCCCGCCAGGTCGCAGACCGCGTCATCTTCATGGCTTCGGGCGAGATCATCGAGGAAGCGCCACCGGAAGAGTTCTTCAGCAACCCCCAGCACCAGCGCACGCGCGCATTCCTGGGCGAAATTCTCGCCCATCACTAA
- a CDS encoding amino acid ABC transporter membrane protein 1, PAAT family (TC 3.A.1.3.-) → MWEDAGARSVDETVGASILMQPRHWERSMSYSLDFSAVFAHLPELLIACLATIGLAIAGMSLATVIGVLGVIARRSRFAWLRALVIGFVEIIRNTPFLVQIFFIFFALPQLGVRLNPTATAIIALALNGGAYAIEIIRGGVDAIPKGQIEAGLALGLHKAQIFRFIVLKPALRTVYPSLTSQFIMLTLTTSVCTSIAAYELTSVAQKIEADTFRSFEVYFSITILYLIISSLMMGVFALISRLSFSYPVK, encoded by the coding sequence ATGTGGGAGGATGCCGGGGCGCGGAGCGTAGACGAGACAGTCGGAGCTTCGATCCTGATGCAGCCACGGCACTGGGAGAGAAGCATGTCCTATAGTTTGGATTTTTCGGCGGTTTTCGCGCATTTGCCCGAGCTGCTGATCGCATGCCTCGCGACAATCGGGTTGGCGATTGCCGGGATGTCGCTCGCCACCGTGATCGGCGTTCTGGGTGTGATCGCCCGGCGATCGCGCTTCGCCTGGTTGCGTGCACTGGTTATCGGCTTCGTCGAAATTATCCGCAACACGCCCTTCCTCGTCCAGATCTTCTTCATCTTCTTCGCGCTCCCGCAGCTCGGCGTTCGACTCAACCCGACGGCCACGGCGATCATTGCTCTGGCACTCAACGGCGGGGCCTATGCCATCGAGATCATTCGCGGCGGGGTGGACGCCATCCCCAAGGGGCAGATCGAGGCCGGGCTGGCGCTGGGCCTGCATAAGGCGCAGATTTTCCGCTTCATCGTGCTGAAGCCGGCGCTGCGCACCGTCTATCCGTCGCTTACCAGCCAATTCATCATGCTGACGCTGACGACTTCGGTCTGTACGTCAATTGCCGCTTACGAGCTGACGTCGGTCGCGCAGAAGATCGAGGCGGACACGTTCCGCTCCTTCGAGGTCTATTTCTCGATCACGATCCTTTATCTGATCATTTCGTCGCTGATGATGGGCGTTTTTGCCCTCATTTCCCGCCTTTCCTTCAGCTATCCGGTCAAGTGA